From the Odocoileus virginianus isolate 20LAN1187 ecotype Illinois chromosome 20, Ovbor_1.2, whole genome shotgun sequence genome, the window caacaaaggtccatctagtcaaactatagtttttccagtagtcatgtatggatgtgagagttggactataaagaaatctgagagctgaagaattgatgcttttgaactgtggtgttggagaagactcttgagagtcccttggactgcaaggagatccaaccagtccatcctaaaggagatcagtcctgggtgttcattggaaggactgatgctgaagctgaaactccaatactttggccacctgatgtgaagaactcattggaaaagaccctgctgctgagaaagactgaaggcaggagaagaaggggatgacagaggatgagatggttggatggcatcaccaacttgatggacatgaatttgagtaagctccaggagttggtgatgaacagggaaacctggcgtgctgcagtccatggggtcacaaagagtcggacacgactgagcgactgaactgaacttcctgaCAGGAAAAGtcaaacacctttaaaaaaaaaaaagacaaaatccagTACTCAACTGAAAATCACATTCAACATTCCATCAAAAAGTGGGCTtcctgtggtggctcagtgctgaagaatctacctaccaatgcaggagacttggactCAAACCCTGACCTGGGAAAACTGCCTAGagagggaaaaggcaacccacttcagtattcttgcctgggaaataccatgaacaggggagcctagtgggctacagtccatggggttgcaaggaagtcagacaagactaagtgactgaacaacaacgacaataAAAAACTATAACACCTCAGCAGAAAAATGTGACCCGTAACCAGAAGAAAAATCAGGcaatagaaacagacccagaaattatagagatgatggaattggcagaaaaggacattaaaaatCACTATTACAAGTATGTTCCATTGGCTCAAAGatgtaaaggaaaatatgaacatgagagaaataggaaatgttttttaaaaaaaataaatggaacttctagagatgaaaatTACACTGGATGATATTTACAGCAATTttgatactatatataaacagagaaaatttgaaaatacagcAATAAATCTATTCAGAATAAAGCACAGAGgaaaagagctaaaaaaaaaaaaaaatgaacaagtgaTCAAGGACCCACAAAAAATTATCAGGTAGTCTAACATACATGTAATTGGAGTCCCAGAAAATAGGGGGaggtgaaaaatatttgaagaaacaaataattattaacaaaacaaaaggaaaactatgTACATCATAATCAAATTACTGAATACCagtaattaaagagaaaatacttaAAGCAGGCATACATAGCAAAACCAAGAATACAAACACGTTATGTACAGAGGAACAGAGTTAAAATCAAACTTTTCTAAAAGATGATGAATGTgcactaaatttattgtggtaatTATGTTATGGTATATGTAAGTCAAACCATCATGCTGTcactttaaacttacacaatgtgcagtgctaagttgcttcagtcatgtctaactctttgcaaccctatggactatagcctgccaggctcctctgtccatggggattctccaggcaagaatactggaatgggttgccatgccctcctccaggggatcttcccgacacaagGATCGAATCTTTGTCCCTTATgtttcccacattggcaggcaggtcctttaccattagtgccactagctgtatgtcaattatatctcaataaaactggaggaaaaagaaGCAGATTTCTCACCAGAAGGTCATGCAAACTGGAAACTAACGAACATCCTTAAGTACtggcagaaaaacaaaacaaaaactcatacTGTTAACCTATATAGAATTCTACACCCACATGAAAtagctttcaaaaaataaaagcaaaatatttccaGACAAACAAAATTTAGAGGATTCACTGTCAGAAGATTCAAGACATATTAGAGGAAGTTCTTTAGGCAGAAAGATACCAGATGTAAATTTAAATCTACACAAATGAATCAAGAGTGCAAAGAACACATATGCAGGTAGACAAAAAACATTTCCCCCTCATTTGCACAGTTTTCAACAGACTAACtgcttaaagcaaaaataatcactGTATTGTAGAGTTTATAGTAGAAATAAAAGTCAAATGTATGACTACAAAAGCATACATGACAGGAggggagaaatggaaatatactATTTTATGATTCTAATACTACACATGAAGTGAGAGATGTACTGCAAATCCTAAAGCAATTACAAAGAAGTACAGTTAATTAGGCAATAATGGAGATAAAAAGAGTCCAAAAAATACTCAAATAATccaaaagaagtcaagaaaagaagaaaaacagtgcAAAGAATAGAAGggacagattaaaaaaactaaCAGCAAGATAGTAGATTTGAGAATAACATTGAATGTAAATGATCCAAACACTCCAACTGAAATGCAGAAACTATCATAATGGAGAAAAGGTAAgactatatgctgcctacaatAAACATACTTTAAAGACacaggttaaaagtaaaaaatggagGAGGATACACTATGCTATTGCTAATTAAATGGAAGACTGAGCAGCTATATCACTATCAGATAATAAACTCCAGATTTCAGAATAAGGAACATTGTCAGGGATAAAGAAGGCTAGTTCATCATAATCAAAGACTAGCTCCAACAAGCTTGAATAGTCTTATGCAACACCTTACAAACGAGCTTCAAAATACCCAAAGGAAAACCTGACAGAACTGAGAACAAGACAAACCCACAGTTACTTCTTAGGGATTTCAACAACCTTTTCTCAGAATTCGATGAAACACGTTAACGATATGGAAGACCTAAAAAGACACTATCAACTAACTTAACctaattgacatttttaaaaacactccaTCAAATACAGCAGAAAATACATCAACTACAgcacattctttttcaggtgCAGAGGAATCATTCACCAAGGTAGGTCATATCCATAgccgaaagtgaaagtcgctcagtagtgtccgactcttggcgaccccacgggCTAGCccgtccatggaatgctccaggccagaatactggagtgggtagcctttccccaaCACGTCTCAAATGAAAACGtttcaaataaatgttaaaagactGAACTACGAGGAAACAAACGGCTGCGGGGacgaaaagagtgaaaaagtggcaACTGCTGAGGAAGGAGCACTTAGCAGAACTCCTGGGATCTCCGCAGGCCACCCGCTGGAGAAGCCGCGTCGGGGAGACATCGTCGAGGCCCTGGGACTGCGAAGCGGGAGAAAACAGCAAGCAGCTCACCAGTGTTACAGCTTTGGCCTGCTGGGCCGGGGTCCGGCCCGCGTGGGTCCCAGGCCCGCCCGGGAGCTAACTGGCTGTTACGGCCCTGAGGCGGCCTCCTGGAAggtccgggggggggggggggggggggggctgggccGCCTGCCGGGGTCCTCATTCTCTAGCTCCTGTGGGTCCCCACTCCGGGCGGGAGGACGCCCTACCTGGCAGCCCACCACCTCCACCAAGTCGGGGAAGACCGGCGGCGGCTCGCTCAGGCAGCACAGGAAGAAGGTGGTCTCGAAACGGCGGCCGCCGGGGCGTGAGAAGGGCGTGATCCAGCCGCTCCAGTCGCGCAGCGCCCAGATGTCGGGAGTGCAGTCGAGCtgcgagcacaggctcaggaagTACCGCGGATCCTGGCGGACGCGGGCGCGCCAGTCGGCCAAGGCGGGCGGCGGCGCGAGGGCGCAGCCCGGCGCCTGATCAGCGGGCCGCGGGCTCCTGGGCCGCAGCAGCAGCACGCCCGCCTCCTCGAATGCCTCGCGGATGGCGCAGATGCGGAAGGCGATGTCATCGGGCAGCGCCGCCGCGTCCACGTCCACGGCTCCCGGCTGGATGTTGGGCAGCACCGGGAAGGCGGCGCGCTGGGGCGGCGCGGGGCCCAGGCCAAAGCGGGGCGGCCGGTGGTGCGGCGCGAAGAGGCGCAGCCAATCGGTCGAGCGGTCTGCCGCCTCCAATACCCCGCCCGGGAAGACGTGCGCCCCGGGCAAGAAGGCTTGGCTCGCGGAGCGCTGCAGCAGCAGCACCCGGAATCCCTCGGCGGGTGGCTGGGGCCTCGATGGGGCGTCGGGGACCGGGCGCGTCCAGCCCGCCGCCAGCACTAAGGTGGCTGCCCGCCTCCAGCTGCTTGGGCCCGGTCGCACCGGGACACTCATGACGGGCGGCGGCGCGAGGCTTCCGGGCTCGGGGTTCCGGTGCGACTGGAGCTCTCCCGGGAAGTGAGCACAGACGCTGGCTTCTTGCTAAGTGAACTCCCGCCTCTCCCTGGGAGGCGCGCAAGGGGCAATTGGTGAACCCGGGCTGTTTGGCCTCGCTGGCGCCTGCCTGTAAGGAGGGTGTGGTGGCGACACAGAGAAGCTCCGCCTCGAATGCCCGTGTTCCCAGCCAGGTCACTCTAGCGGGACAGAGGCTGTCACAGCCACGTGCTAGGAGGGCCTCATCGTCCTCACCCAGGACACGTGGACTAGAGCAGGAATGCTTAGGGTCACATAATGACTGTCGAGGTAAAAGGGCGATGCAAACCTGGGCCTGGTGACACCTACCTGATCAAACAAAACCTGAGAACTAGGATTTTCTCGATTAAACAAGGACTCGACAAGAGGGTATGTTTCCTTTGGCGGGGGGTGGGAGGCGGTGAAGGGGGATCCAGGGGGTAGGTGTCGGAGCTTTGCAAACTGACATGAACCCCAGCAATGAGAAACTGACGAATGAACCAGATACCAAAATACAAATTTCACACTGCACAGTCTGAGTGTGAAAAGTGCTCCTTAAATCCCAGGACAAGCTCCTGCCTTGTGATCTGGGACACCTTTTATTGTCAAGGGCACCTGGGAACACCTTAAGCATTTTAGGTCATTtgataatttcctctttcatgaaaagtaaaagtgttagccactcagtttctttgtgaccccattgactatagcctaccaggctcttctgtccatggaatgtttcaggcaagaatactggagtaggttgccatttgcttcttcaggggatcttccccacccaggtatcaaacccaggtctcccccaatgcaggcagtttctttaccactgagcccctgggaaacAGTTTCTCCTACAATTGCTACTATAGTTGATCACACATTTGTTATGTTTTTGGATGAGTATATagaccatgggcttcccaggtggcactagtggtaaagaacccgcttgccagtgcagaaggcataagagacatgggtttgatccctcatcggaaagattccccagaggagggcatggcaacccactccagtattcttgcctggagaatcccatggacagaggatcctgacaggctagtccatagggttgtataGTGTCAGACATGACAAGTGATGTAGCACAGAACACTTACAGACCATACTCACTGAGCTTCATTTTCAAACTATCATTCTAATGTGGGATGTTTCCTGGGAGAGAATCCAGAGATGGCGCCAGCTGTATTTAGGTTGATTTTTTTGTTTACGTCATTCTCTAAAGATGCAAATACATGTATGCTGACCACATTCCAGAAACAGGACCACATGTTTagaaaagcaggaggagagggcacGGGAGCACACATGTACTGGCAGATTGGGGTTTGGGGAGGTGGAGTCTGCCAGAGTTCATCCATCTCAAGTCTCTTCATAATCCACAATTGGGGACCTTTCCCTTATCTGCTTTCCCACTGCATTTGGCTGTCTGCTCTGAGACAGTCATTTCACAATCTATTATAGAGATCAGGGTGTTACCCCTGAGCCTATGTTTTTAACAATCCCCAACCATCCAGGTGATTTCAGTGCTTTGAGCCATGGGAAGCCATAAATGGTGGTGACATGATGAAGTTTGTATCTTCAGAGGTCATGCTGACAACAGCATGATGACTCAATTGGATGGGGCTGTTCTGGAACCCCATGGAATGTGCTGGGGAAGCAATACTGAGCGTCTGAACTAGGAGATTGGCTGTGAAgagggggagaggtggggagagggaatgaTTTATTAAAGAGTATTTAGGAGGTAGAACTGTTGAATATGCAGagcaagggagaggaaggaattAAAGTTTTATCTTGGGAGATTGGAAACTCAATAGCTTCAAATAGTAAGCATTTACTATCTCACAGTTCCTGTGGAGGATCAAAAGCAGCTTAGCTGGATGATTCTGTATCAGTATCTCCCATGATACTGTGGTCAGCATGTCAACCAGGATTTGATTAGGGACTGGGGGATCCATTTCTACAACGGCTCGCTCATATGACTGTTGGCTagaggcctcagttcctcaccACACTGGCCCCTCCACAGGGCTGCCTGGATGTCTTCAAGACTTACTTGGTAATCAATGATTcggaagagaggagggaagaagtCATGATGCCTTTCCTGACTTAGTCACAGAAGTCACACTCCACCACTTCCACAGTATCCTACTGTTACACTGGTCAGCTCTATTCCATATGGGAGGGGACCACATAAAAACACCAGGAGGTAGGGATCATTGGTGGTCATCTTGGAGGCTAGCTACAACAGTGGATAAAAAAACATCTAAGCATTAGGAGAAAAAAGGTAAATTCCTCTATAGTCTTTGACCCAAAATCTAGAAGCATAAGGGAAAAGATTGATCAATTTGACACACCAtgcatattttataacttttattatgaCAACAGATACCATAAGTAAGTCCAAGATGTAATAAACTGAGAAAATTATTGCATTTCACAAAGGATTGAgagaaaaaatggagaagaaaaaaaacctcaaggGACTTCCCTACTGCTCCAGTGCTTGAGACCACTGAGTGGTCCGCCTTCTAAGGCAGTGGACTCatattcagtccctggtccaggaaactAACACCCTACATaccacagagtaactaagccctgGTGCTATACCTAGAGAGTAGCCTGGGTGCCGAAACTAAGACCCAAAgctgccaaataagtaaatattaagaaagaagaaacctCCAATTGTGTAATGGGCATGAGATATGGAAAGACAGTTCACTGTGATCTACATATTTAAGGTCACACATGCAGCAAGTGTTGGAATGTCTCCAGGCCTATTGGCATGTCCTCTGGGTGccctgccaggcactgttctgccAGGAGCACAGTGTTCTACCCCAGGCCTGACAGTAAGTATACACAGCCATCCCTTATTAGAGTTGGCAGTTCCCAAGTGCCACTTGATCACAAGAGATGAGTGACTTTGTTTATGACAGTGGTTGCTTACTTTAGAGAAGGACAGGACTCTCAGTTCTTATGTTTCACTTGTCTGATCCTCCCCAGCTATCTTTATGATAATAAATGTCCTCATTTGATTTATCATGACAGGGatgatcctgaaaaaaaaaaaaaagacttcccaaACATGTTTGTTTTACCCATAGCTATCTACTTTAGTGAGCCTAGATTCACTTCTGTTGTTTGTTATTTATCAGGTTTTTCcatggaaaaagaaaggaagagcctATGCGTGGCTAGCCATGGAGAGATGACTTCAGCTTGGAGAGTCAGTAGTGGGCAGGAGAGTGTGTTCAGCCTGCCCGGAAATAAAGACATCATTGCAGTTAAATGAGATTCACCTGTGAGTGACTGGCAACATCCAGTGCACCAAGAATCACCACATAAAAATGATTTCTCAGAATGTTTTTTGAGAAGAGTTTTTAAAACGTtcacattttctcaaaaatgcaTCGATTCTATTTAGGTGACAGTCTGGAAAAGGCAACACTGGAGGGACAGAaatcagatcagtggttgccagattTGAGGGTGAGGGGAAAGGATTGCCTACAGAAGACAAGAGGGAACTTTAGGGTGGTAATGAAAACATTCCATATCTTGGTTGCAGTGGTGATTACATGGTTGTATATATTTGTCAGAACTCAAAACTGCACACCTCAGAAGGGTGAGTGTTACTCTattaaaattatatcttaataaatttcactttaaaaatgtacagattCCAACTTCTAGATAACCTAAATTTCCTTCTATAAACGTGACGTTTTATTACATACCTTTTCTCATTTGACACGTTTATCAAGTTTTAGTTTTCAGATTGGTTTGTAACAGATTGCACCTAAATTATAGGAAGTTAGTATTTCCACATGTATTGATTCTTCTGCCCAATCATTCCATTTTAGGcagccaatatttattgagccttgTGCCAGAAAAAAATCTTCCCTCAATATGACTATGGGcctcccctggtggtctagtggttaggaatctgcctgccaatgcagggaacactggtttgatccctggtccaggaagaccccacatgcctcggagcaactaaggccttttgccacaactactgagactgagtgctgcaactattgaagcccatgcacctagagcctgtgatccacaagagaagtcactgcaatgagaagcccaccccCAGAGGAAGTGCGGCCCCTGCTCGGGgacaacgagagaaagcccacgcggcaacgaagacctagcactgTCAATACCCCATGaagtcttcatcatcatcatcaaactCAGTTGcctccgactcttttgcgaccccatggactatagcccaccaggctcttcggttcatgggatttttccagcaataatactggagtaggttgccatttcctcctccaggggatcttccctactcagggactgagcctgtgtctcctgcattggcagatggattgaccactgagtcacctgggaatctCACCCTATGAAGTATACCCTCTTATTTCTCCCATTGTAAGGATATGGAAATTGAGGTCAGGGAGATTAATGAACATCTTCAATAAGAATGGATCAGAATTCAGGGGTACCCAGGACTCTGTAGTCAGTATTCCTAACCTTGATGCTATTGTCttgataatacattttaaaacatgcttCTGTGTGCACCCATGGCTAACTCATGgatagcaaaaaccaccacaatattgtaaagaaattatcctccaattaaaatgaattaatttaagaaaaatcatgCTTCTGATTCCCTGTGGGTAAGATTCTAAAAGTTCTGCTTTGCCTGTTTGTGGCTCCTGGTGGGGTAAGGGTGTGTGTTCTGAAATCATTTCTCATTAAAATTGAGACCCTAActgttaaaatttatattttaataactaaCATTTTCTAGATAAGAGCATTCAAACTTTATTGTAAAAACAATATAAcaatattaaatacaaatatattgaaaaaataccatttataatcCCACCAAACATTAACAAACATTTTCACTTATGTATATTTCTTCATAGATCttctctatgtgcctgacacataCCTACAAACAAAAGACATTCAAATTTGCTTTCTGGAGATTTGGTCcagtccatgctcccaatgcagggggcccaagtttcatccctggtcagggaactagatcccacatgctgcaactgagtttgcatgctgcaattaaagatcctgcatgtcacatcctgaatgccacaactaagacccagcacaaccaaataaataagtattttaaaaattcctttcctgACAACAGCATGTGGAAAggactcttaaaaattattttgtcaacaGGAGTTTTCATTTGGCTTATTAACATTTGTCATATAAGCCTTAAGGTTATAACATTCTACATTCAAACACCAGAGAAGAAGGATGATGAAGATCTCAGAGTACTGCAATGAAAGCACCCAGAATCCTCTTTggagtgaaatgaaaataagcaaataaaagagAGGAATGCTTTTACATAAATCTAGCCTGTGCTCATGGACGCAGGGCATGTAGTCAGTTCTTGTACCTTTGATCAGTTCCTAAGAGCTAAAGGAACAGTATTTGAACAGGACTCTGATCTATGTTGACCACAGCCAAATAGTGTTCTTATGGAGACCTACTATTCTTCCTGGATTCCATCTTCCATGAAAAGAAGAGTTTGATTGTATCGTAGAAAAACACCTGGAGATTTCTAATCCTGGCGTCCTTCTGAACATCTCTTTATGTAATGAAATCTGTGAAGTATAAATATGTTGACCAGGAAATTCACTTCAATTTAAATGTACATGAAGAAGATTAAGAATAACTTAAAATATCATAATAGTTGATAGCTGAATCATTTAAGGGTGCCTTTTCCAACAAAGTTACGAATGCTGCATGTtatcttcctgcattgcaggcagattctttaccagctgagccacaagggaagcccctttaaattattaataaccaTTTTAGTTAGAAGCATCATTCAAACAGTAGACACGAAGCCTTTTACTTCCAACTAGGGTCTGATGCCACATACAAAACAACCCATACTGTGCTAGTTCCCCAGTATCAGGTAGGCAATGCCATTACAGTTCTGAGGGTACAGGGCAGTTACAGAAAAGGATTCGCCAAGACTCCATGACAAACTATGGGATTTCACATCTGTAATTTACCAGAATCAGTTTAGGTTGCTGGGTACAACCAAGTGTTTAATAAACACTAGGCCTTCTTGGATTTAGAGTCTGAATTTAAAATTCTAATCTAGATACTATAAATAAGTAGCATTTTTACACACTTACAATGGACTAAAATCACAGTAAGCTTAgttcattctgatttttaaaattcatatggaagttTACCACCAGACTAAGTTTAGATAAACTGTAAGATTCCATTTTAATATGCACCAAAACCAACAATAACAACCCCTCTCCACATCCCCGCCCCCTCAAAAAAGCCCCAGACAAAATAACTCTTCCCTGTCTAACTGCATTCTGTTAAATGCTTTTGAGTTCACCAGTCAGGACCCT encodes:
- the TDRD12 gene encoding putative ATP-dependent RNA helicase TDRD12 isoform X5 encodes the protein MSVPVRPGPSSWRRAATLVLAAGWTRPVPDAPSRPQPPAEGFRVLLLQRSASQAFLPGAHVFPGGVLEAADRSTDWLRLFAPHHRPPRFGLGPAPPQRAAFPVLPNIQPGAVDVDAAALPDDIAFRICAIREAFEEAGVLLLRPRSPRPADQAPGCALAPPPALADWRARVRQDPRYFLSLCSQLDCTPDIWALRDWSGWITPFSRPGGRRFETTFFLCCLSEPPPVFPDLVEVVGCQWSSPSEAIESLISKEILLAPPQFYEIRRLGNFASLSDLHKFSLDRESEGTERWMPIVLLTADGRIHLLPGDEMYLEDSNFLENCMSTEKRNEEIMNEGKKFHRIVLYNSHSYGDYTGYSIHVTVLPKYKHVYPKSFVVGKSRL